In Halichondria panicea chromosome 9, odHalPani1.1, whole genome shotgun sequence, a genomic segment contains:
- the LOC135341596 gene encoding filamin-B-like — MASQFEEVLGMRKTLSIGSSSHESPAMIESRTRTFITWINKKVEGRGLNISNLTDDMENGIVLIKLLECLAPGKKMPGRYYARPVIKIQKVQNLAIAFKFITEVEKIAVSNIQPNDILQHKEHCVISIIWLLILHYEIGYTAANLESAFMILKRALLTWINGVLPGQNITNFNTDWKNGLMLSVLINYCQPGLIDTASLKASNAAQNVQSALMIAKTKLAIEPSIAPEEFALEKPDEISMMMYISQFCVSGSCGQSTLLQWIQQQIPNEDVKDFSSSWTSGKALGALTNAVSGGKFPSYSEMTPENSPANIEQAMVAAEKLLGVRRTVTPAKFTEVDELLRLSYLAQFNSAKENTTSLMAVPAAADKVEVSDIQIPNVLGAGKLVWVELDCSDAGYGEVRAEVQGRSAGNVLVAVKEVERDGNVGTDKYRVSFEPASVDVYKFSIYYGTDHVTGSPFAVNLYPPDSEKVLHASTADNSETGQDVALNFETTEAGRGKLSAKAEGEISGRVPVKITPLGDGTFAVTFNPQFPDIYTVDVFWGKFSAQAIGETTGPVALQVNQDKKSEYLVSFKPPNPDIYMVDVSWDGKPVPGSPFLVDLLPPPRPEEVECAVPIYNEPGEEAELLVDTSNAGSGDIKATCTGEKIGSVPVELSKIVGRTYQCTFTPPEKDLYTLNVLFDDKHVKGSPFTIDMRPGAVLEVGEIIEAPVLYAAPDASKCVLLNLPRSGIIVPIDRPLSFSVDCKDAGPGVIDVTVEGPGAPQITINSRPQERNMFDVTFVANRARPYKISVTWSQQPIPNAPFSVNVFDPDTATSYPYGKPVGVDCDIEGKSGDIKAVAIHDSTGTNYKVKIAKVQKTKYKLSFSPKDHGLYRVHVTVKDKEISESPILIRYSKPSKPEAVSVGGLGRKCFVGEPLNFTVIAADAGPGDISVKVLGPKQKKDKSVELPVTDKMNGIYGVDYTPQMIGDHSFAITWGGKSIPGSPFVTNAKERSLDIVTDVYRVENYGKPNESKKEIPPSQENIKSIVGDPILLNISVSDDLSEEPLTATATGTNSGPTELKITKPSSNVHSVMLNPTAGDTYTISATVGDKEVPRSPVTVEYNALVADANKCRIVGLDEKSPLYVNKPINFKVYTDGAGPGDLAVTADAPLVDEAPAIEVKQSPVESAYDISYTPRAPGEHKLNVTWAGEAIPNTPIQVNVADPPTYGFGQPVGMDINADCKLGDLEAHAVHVDSNTPYKVKISKVTKGKYKLSLEPKDPGYYHIHVLMKQNKIKGSPFVIKYGQPAQPEKCSIRDQPDFVYINRPITFTVDTNGAGSGELGIKASVPPTEEGVSNPELKVKNNKNGTFGIEYTPNATGKHSFDVLWSGQSIPDSPVQVDVRDEGMNLTDLLDGYISAPRGLPVEEKIEEAIPAYEVESGNPAMFPVEPEAPILVERRKNPITIVIGKALKLKVRPKDEKQRNGTLAARAYGEVTGPSTVKTSQNAEGVFEVYFNPPEPDYYVVEVKLNDDNVPQSPFHVLYIPAPVEEPVVQAPTEQVEAVFIPEKPIDYHIDLSTVPSGTLSAKCVGDECGDVPVTYKPISPDSKKYKIAFVPPQPDLYHLSVFFNEKELKDSPYKIDLRRKMIEEELVMAERIEPVENIPILLEESPPPDMDKGSNLSLNTLDAHTVEEVPKEEFTIFIGTPLVVKVHPKSDEQKNGVLSGSAIGDAVGNSAISTYKQPDSDTFMFHFDPTEPDRYTVDVRINDEAVPRSPFRVNYIMPPTDASKCSLIGVKDIGSFVEVGSDIELRVDAKKAGPGNLEVLAERPSEDDRREPTSMLSATPSQKDRGFYDITYIPQSQGKHTLKFNWVDQAIPMSPVDIFVVDPSQTEVVPNGKPAAIDIDADGSLKANCIHKETNQNYKVKISKVHKGKYRVSFQPKDLGYYFLHTYVKDKELPRSPYIIRYARPAKPEAVKVIGLDTRSYMGETVDFTVNAREAGDGSLNIKTLGPDGKETEGPQVRDNKDGTYSAEITPKVPGMYELQMTWGGQPIPGQPFPLFVRDHSSEELLAWLFEIDRTGELRSINFPAEGEVLEDTTDHTLVLKVRARTEEQKKEKLTATATNVETGKRANLAVTKKGVDTFEAKFVPPVPATYKIESQLGSSPVPQTPFSVKYETPKADAGKCKILGLESHPETFQVNRPINFQVDTRLAGEGKLSLTAEGVQVRPKLEAMPNKDTPSIIDVTYTPAAPGTHRIKVLWSGEHVPKSPLTFPVEAIPRFPYGKAIGYDLDIDAKHGDIDAHVIHENTNTRLKVKTSKVSKGKYRFGFSPKKPGLYALHILVKKREIKQSPIYFLYEGPPDASACVVKEMPEDWYIHERASFTVDATSAGSANLQVKVTAPVKGKEGEVKIINNEDGTYAVEHTPETLGDHKFAVMWGGKVIPDSPVKTTVKRRAPKAKTCLGPYVNVIPVGDRVELDVVNLGRYAADTNYVTATARSKVGKDQPTVEDKDGMCTVNFVPTVADDYTLNVKIHNEDIDGSPFLIKAVEKPCLTKDYVLPEEASPSDVEAGKEVCLILPKDETLPDSLPYVNTIGPEGPCDIKLIDQVESSYGINFTPTIPGDYLVHVKKDKDAEGEIDRSPFKIRAIEKESDAHKVVIPDTFQSLLVRPIPLGSQVNFDINTASAGYGTLKIKQRGEGKATINLSEKEEGVYGCKVVPTERGRCQLDVLWNDEDIRGSPLRLMFVPVTGLNLEGETFVVGTQNRFVTDRKSVTEGKLDIYCSETQAADITIESSDDGMEFYCVITVKKAGDYQIIAKYNGYHVVGSPYNVHFQKPASTGMSFSLNAEGADTNDLRATVQNPVTLEQLPVSLTDLFGGKYALEFVPSEGLEYEVTIKCRLKIKTEEKVIARSPFSLSYENLPADASKCRAEGSGLTGAVAGEWSSFFVYTEGAGTGELGVDIAGDVFGDEETVVTAVSHTKFEVKYMLRMKGSYNISLTWDGQDIPGSPFDIPCIAPQSDKGFGDPAFPTEISLGEPIEFSLTPTNADVQNTDIEVRARSKSKIIGVIPGTVTSSGDGSIKCSIEISHPGKYLVEVLHKSTPLSGTPFIVKASQPPKPENVKASGPGLLDGLVGQEGNFTIETNNAGSGTMSVNVEGPKGKFQVSLNRHPDSDRIIIGSYNPQHAGDYVISIKWAGIDIPNSPFQVNIKEN; from the exons ATGGCTTCCCAGTTTGAAGAGGTGCTAGGGATGAGGAAGACACTCAGTATTGGAAGCTCTAGTCATGAGAGCCCTGCCATGATTGAGTCTAGAACGAGAACATTCATCACCTGGATCAACAAGAAGGTGGAAGGAAGAGGACTGAACATCAGCAATCTCACTGATGACATGGAGAATGGAATTGTTCTCATCAAGCTACTCGAATGCTTAGCACCAGGCAAGAAAATGCCGGGAAG ATACTATGCCCGACCAGTCATCAAGATTCAAAAAGTCCAAAACCTTGCCATTGCCTTCAAGTTCATTACGGAAGTGGAGAAGATAGCTGTCTCCAATATAC AGCCAAATGATATCTTGCAACACAAGGAGCACTGTGTTATCTCAATTATATGGCTACTCATCCTCCATTACGAAATCGGCTATACTGCTGCAAACCTCGAATCAGCCTTCATGATTCTCAAGCGAGCACTCCTCACTTGGATCAACGGGGTCCTGCCCGGCCAAAACATCACCAACTTCAACACAGATTGGAAAAACGGACTGATGCTGTCTGTTCTCATCAACTACTGCCAGCCTGGACTTATCGACACTGCTTCCCTTAAAGCTTCGAATGCCGCTCAAAATGTCCAAAGTGCATTGATGATTGCAAAGACAAAACTAGCAATCGAACCGTCCATTGCTCCTGAAGAATTCGCTCTCGAGAAACCCGATGAAATCAGTATGATGATGTATATCTCCCAGTTCTGTGTCTCCGGCTCTTGCGGACAGAGTACTCTTCTGCAATGGATCCAACAGCAAATCCCAAATGAAGACGTGAAAGACTTTTCAAGTAGCTGGACTAGTGGAAAGGCCCTTGGAGCACTCACAAATGCTGTATCTGGAGGAAAGTTCCCAAGCTATTCTGAAATGACCCCCGAAAACTCTCCTGCCAACATCGAACAAGCAATGGTTGCAGCTGAAAAATTGCTTGGAGTAAGAAGAACTGTTACACCTGCCAAATTTACCGAAGTCGATGAACTCTTGCGACTTAGCTACCTGGCCCAGTTCAACAGTGCCAAAGAAAACACTACTTCCCTCATGGCTGTTCCTGCTGCAGCTGACAAAGTTGAAGTCAGTGATATACAGATCCCGAATGTACTCGGAGCAGGGAAGCtggtgtgggtggagctagacTGTTCCGATGCTGGATATGGAGAAGTACGAGCTGAAGTACAAGGAAGAAGTGCCGGCAATGTTCTAGTTGCTGTAAAAGAAGTGGAAAGAGATGGCAACGTTGGAACTGATAAGTATCGAGTCAGCTTTGAGCCAGCATCCGTTGATGTGTACAAATTCTCGATCTACTACGGCACCGATCATGTGACAGGGTCTCCCTTCGCTGTCAACCTCTACCCGCCAGACTCTGAGAAGGTACTACACGCTAGCACTGCAGACAACAGCGAGACTGGACAAGACGTAGCTCTGAACTTTGAGACAACAGAAGCAGGAAGGGGCAAACTCAGCGCCAAAGCTGAAGGAGAAATTAGCGGTAGAGTGCCTGTCAAGATTACACCACTTGGTGATGGTACCTTTGCTGTAACCTTCAATCCACAATTTCCAGATATCTACACGGTCGATGTTTTCTGGGGGAAATTCTCCGCCCAAGCCATTGGAGAGACAACTGGACCAGTGGCTCTGCAAGTCAACCAAGACAAGAAGAGCGAGTACCTAGTCTCCTTCAAGCCTCCAAACCCCGATATCTATATGGTTGATGTCAGTTGGGATGGAAAGCCAGTGCCTGGATCTCCTTTCCTGGTCGATTTGCTACCACCCCCAAGACCAGAGGAGGTGGAATGTGCAGTGCCAATCTACAACGAGCCGGGAGAAGAAGCTGAACTTCTTGTTGATACTTCGAATGCTGGATCTGGTGACATCAAAGCTACATGCACTGGAGAGAAAATTGGAAGTGTGCCTGTTGAGCTGAGCAAAATAGTTGGGAGAACGTATCAATGCACTTTTACTCCACCTGAGAAGGACCTTTACACATTGAATGTACTCTTTGATGACAAGCACGTAAAAGGATCGCCATTTACGATCGATATGAGACCTGGTGCTGTACTAGAAGTTGGAGAGATTATTGAGGCGCCTGTTCTTTATGCAGCTCCCGATGCAAGCAAGTGTGTACTCTTGAACCTTCCTCGATCAGGAATCATTGTGCCCATTGACAGACCACTCTCTTTCTCTGTCGACTGCAAAGATGCCGGACCTGGAGTAATTGATGTCACCGTTGAGGGACCTGGTGCCCCACAAATTACCATCAACTCACGACCACAAGAAAGAAATATGTTCGATGTGACTTTTGTAGCAAACCGAGCAAGACCATACAAAATCAGTGTCACTTGGTCTCAACAACCAATACCGAATGCTCCATTCTCAGTGAATGTTTTCGATCCAGACACCGCTACAAGCTATCCTTACGGCAAGCCAGTGGGAGTGGACTGTGATATTGAAGGCAAGAGTGGTGATATCAAGGCTGTGGCAATCCATGATAGCACTGGCACTAATTACAAAGTCAAGATCGCAAAAGTGCAGAAGACAAAGTACAAACTTTCATTTTCTCCAAAAGACCACGGACTGTATCGTGTGCATGTGACTgtcaaagacaaagaaattTCAGAGAGTCCGATTTTGATCCGCTACAGCAAGCCCTCCAAACCTGAAGCCGTTTCTGTGGGAGGTCTGGGCAGAAAGTGCTTTGTTGGAGAGCCCTTGAACTTCACTGTCATTGCTGCCGACGCTGGGCCTGGTGATATTTCTGTGAAGGTTCTCGGACCGAAACAAAAGAAAGACAAATCTGTTGAACTTCCAGTTACCGACAAGATGAATGGAATATACGGTGTTGACTACACTCCTCAAATGATTGGCGATCACAGCTTTGCAATTACCTGGGGTGGAAAATCAATTCCAGGAAGTCCTTTTGTCACCAATGCTAAAGAACGTTCTCTAGACATTGTCACTGATGTGTATCGTGTGGAAAATTACGGCAAGCCAAACGAATCCAAAAAAGAGATCCCTCCTTCTCAAGAGAACATCAAATCGATAGTAGGCGATCCAATTCTGCTCAACATTTCTGTCTCAGATGACCTAAGTGAGGAGCCACTAACTGCCACAGCTACTGGAACTAACAGCGGACCGACTGAACTCAAAATCACCAAACCATCGAGCAATGTACACTCAGTTATGCTGAATCCGACAGCAGGAGATACCTACACCATTTCAGCCACGGTTGGAGATAAGGAAGTTCCAAGAAGCCCTGTGACAGTTGAATACAATGCCCTAGTTGCTGATGCAAACAAATGCCGAATTGTTGGGCTAGACGAAAAATCACCTCTGTATGTGAACAAACCCATCAACTTCAAAGTGTATACCGATGGAGCTGGACCAGGTGATCTTGCAGTCACAGCTGATGCACCACTCGTTGATGAGGCCCCTGCAATTGAAGTGAAACAATCACCAGTTGAATCTGCCTACGATATCTCATACACCCCAAGAGCACCTGGAGAACACAAGCTCAATGTTACATGGGCTGGAGAGGCTATTCCAAACACACCAATTCAAGTCAATGTTGCAGATCCACCCACCTACGGATTCGGACAGCCAGTTGGAATGGACATCAATGCTGACTGCAAGCTAGGAGATTTAGAAGCACATGCAGTTCACGTGGATTCCAATACACCGTACAAAGTCAAAATCTCGAAGGTGACCAAGGGAAAATACAAACTGAGTCTCGAACCCAAAGACCCTGGATACTACCACATCCATGTGCTCATGAAACAGAACAAAATCAAAGGAAGTCCGTTTGTTATCAAATATGGCCAACCAGCTCAACCCGAGAAATGCTCCATCCGAGATCAACCAGACTTTGTGTACATCAATCGTCCAATCACTTTCACTGTGGATACCAACGGCGCTGGAAGTGGTGAACTCGGTATCAAAGCGTCAGTGCCTCCAACTGAAGAAGGAGTGAGCAACCCAGAACTGAAAGTCAAGAACAACAAAAATGGAACTTTTGGTATCGAGTACACTCCAAACGCCACCGGAAAGCATTCATTTGACGTGCTTTGGTCTGGGCAATCCATTCCTGACAGTCCAGTACAAGTTGACGTTCGTGATGAAGGTATGAATCTCACTGACTTGCTAGATGGCTACATTTCCGCACCAAGAGGCCTACCTGTTGAGGAGAAGATTGAAGAAGCTATTCCAGCCTACGAAGTTGAGTCTGGGAATCCTGCTATGTTCCCAGTGGAGCCAGAAGCCCCCATTCTCGTAGAGCGTCGGAAGAATCCTATCACCATTGTTATTGGCAAAGCACTCAAACTCAAAGTGCGTCCAAAAGATGAGAAACAGCGAAATGGTACTCTCGCTGCAAGAGCTTATGGAGAAGTTACTGGACCTTCCACCGTCAAAACTTCACAAAATGCTGAGGGTGTATTTGAGGTTTATTTCAATCCACCGGAGCCTGACTACTACGTGGTTGAGGTGAAGCTGAACGATGATAATGTGCCACAGAGCCCCTTCCATGTGCTCTACATTCCAGCCCCTGTGGAGGAGCCAGTTGTGCAAGCACCTACCGAACAAGTGGAAGCAGTCTTTATTCCGGAGAAACCCATCGACTATCATATTGACCTTAGTACTGTACCCAGTGGAACTCTTTCTGCCAAGTGCGTTGGAGACGAATGTGGAGATGTTCCTGTCACCTACAAACCTATTTCTCCAGATTCTAAGAAATATAAGATTGCATTCGTGCCTCCTCAACCAGACCTCTACCATCTGTCAGTGTTCTTCAACGAGAAAGAGCTTAAAGATTCTCCTTACAAGATTGATCTGCGCCGGAAAATGATCGAAGAGGAGCTAGTTATGGCTGAGAGAATAGAGCCAGTTGAGAATATTCCAATCCTCCTCGAGGAATCTCCTCCCCCCGATATGGATAAAGGAAGCAATCTCTCCCTCAACACACTCGATGCACACACTGTCGAAGAAGTTCCAAAGGAGGAATTCACCATCTTCATTGGTACACCTCTAGTTGTCAAAGTTCACCCGAAAAGTGATGAGCAGAAGAATGGAGTACTAAGTGGATCAGCCATTGGAGACGCAGTTGGTAACTCAGCAATTTCCACCTACAAGCAACCAGACTCTGACACCTTCATGTTCCACTTTGACCCTACTGAGCCGGATCGCTACACTGTGGATGTGAGAATCAATGATGAGGCAGTGCCCAGGAGTCCATTCAGAGTCAATTACATCATGCCTCCCACAGACGCCAGCAAGTGCAGTCTAATTGGCGTTAAAGACATTGGAAGTTTTGTGGAAGTGGGATCTGACATTGAACTTAGAGTAGATGCCAAGAAAGCTGGTCCCGGTAATCTTGAAGTGCTGGCAGAGAGACCCTCCGAAGATGATAGAAGAGAACCTACTTCCATGCTCTCAGCAACTCCCTCGCAAAAGGACAGAGGATTCTATGACATTACATACATCCCTCAATCGCAAGGAAAACACACTCTCAAGTTTAACTGGGTCGATCAGGCGATACCTATGTCACCAGTGGATATATTTGTTGTGGATCCAAGCCAAACCGAAGTTGTTCCAAATGGGAAGCCAGCTGCTATTGACATTGACGCTGATGGAAGCCTCAAAGCTAACTGCATTCACAAAGAGACCAACCAAAACTACAAAGTTAAGATCAGCAAAGTACACAAAGGAAAGTATCGAGTCTCCTTCCAACCAAAAGACCTTGGCTACTACTTCCTTCACACATACGTTAAAGACAAGGAGTTGCCTAGGAGTCCCTACATAATTCGCTATGCAAGGCCTGCCAAACCTGAAGCTGTTAAGGTGATTGGACTGGACACTAGATCGTACATGGGTGAGACGGTAGATTTCACAGTGAATGCTCGAGAAGCAGGAGACGGTAGTCTCAATATAAAAACTCTTGGACCTGACGGCAAAGAAACTGAAGGGCCTCAAGTGAGGGACAATAAAGACGGCACTTACTCTGCAGAGATCACTCCAAAGGTTCCTGGCATGTACGAGCTTCAGATGACATGGGGTGGCCAACCAATACCCGGTCAACCATTCCCTCTGTTTGTGCGGGATCATTCTAGTGAAGAACTGCTTGCTTGGCTATTTGAAATTGACAGAACCGGAGAGCTCCGTTCCATTAACTTCCCAGCTGAAGGTGAAGTGCTGGAGGACACAACTGATCACACTCTCGTCCTCAAAGTCAGAGCACGCACTGAGGAGCAGAAAAAAGAGAAATTGACTGCTACTGCAACAAATGTAGAGACTGGCAAGAGAGCTAACCTCGCAGTCACAAAAAAAGGAGTTGACACATTTGAAGCAAAATTTGTCCCACCAGTTCCTGCAACATACAAGATAGAGTCGCAGCTTGGCTCTTCACCTGTACCTCAAACTCCATTCTCCGTAAAATACGAAACTCCCAAAGCAGATGCTGGCAAATGTAAGATCCTAGGTCTGGAGAGTCACCCTGAGACGTTCCAAGTAAACAGACCAATCAATTTCCAAGTGGATACTCGACTGGCTGGTGAAGGCAAGCTCAGTCTGACTGCTGAGGGTGTGCAAGTGAGACCCAAACTTGAAGCCATGCCTAATAAAGACACGCCAAGCATAATTGACGTTACCTACACACCAGCTGCTCCTGGAACTCACCGCATCAAAGTTTTGTGGTCAGGCGAGCATGTGCCCAAATCTCCCCTGACTTTCCCAGTGGAAGCAATCCCTAGATTCCCATATGGCAAAGCAATCGGCTATGATCTAGACATTGATGCTAAGCACGGCGATATCGATGCTCATGTAATCCACGAGAACACCAACACTCGTTTGAAGGTGAAAACAAGCAAAGTGTCCAAAGGAAAGTATCGATTTGGCTTTAGCCCCAAGAAACCTGGACTTTACGCTCTACACATCCTTGTTAAGAAAAGGGAGATCAAACAGAGCCCAATCTACTTTCTCTATGAAGGTCCTCCTGATGCTTCGGCCTGTGTGGTAAAGGAAATGCCAGAGGACTGGTATATACATGAGCGAGCATCCTTCACTGTGGATGCCACCAGTGCAGGCAGCGCTAATCTGCAAGTGAAAGTAACAGCTCCTGTGAAGGGTAAAGAGGGTGAGGTTAAAATCATCAACAATGAAGATGGTACGTATGCCGTTGAACACACTCCTGAAACACTGGGTGACCACAAGTTTGCAGTGATGTGGGGAGGAAAAGTAATTCCCGATTCTCCAGTCAAAACTACTGTAAAGAGGCGAGCTCCAAAAGCCAAAACTTGTCTAGGACCGTACGTGAATGTGATCCCTGTTGGCGACAGAGTGGAACTGGATGTGGTGAATCTTGGAAGGTATGCTGCTGATACGAACTATGTAACAGCCACTGCTCGTAGCAAGGTAGGCAAGGACCAACCCACAGTGGAGGACAAAGATGGCATGTGCACTGTTAACTTTGTGCCAACAGTTGCCGATGACTATACACTCAATGTTAAAATCCATAATGAGGACATTGACGGCAGCCCCTTCCTGATCAAGGCTGTAGAGAAACCTTGCCTCACCAAGGACTATGTTTTACCCGAAGAAGCTAGTCCCAGTGATGTTGAAGCTGGCAAAGAAGTGTGCCTAATACTGCCCAAAGACGAGACCTTGCCAGACAGTCTGCCATATGTGAATACCATCGGACCGGAGGGACCTTGTGATATAAAGCTAATCGACCAGGTGGAGAGCTCTTATGGCATAAACTTCACTCCCACCATCCCTGGAGACTATCTTGTACATGTTAAGAAAGACAAAGACGCtgaaggtgaaattgataggAGTCCCTTCAAAATCAGAGCCATTGAGAAAGAGTCTGATGCACACAAGGTAGTCATACCCGATACCTTCCAGTCACTCTTGGTGAGGCCAATCCCTCTTGGCTCTCAAGTTAACTTTGATATAAACACTGCTAGTGCTGGTTATGGTACGCTTAAAATCAAGCAGAGAGGAGAAGGCAAAGCTACAATCAATCTCTCTGAGAAAGAAGAAGGTGTGTATGGCTGCAAGGTTGTGCCCACAGAGAGGGGAAGATGTCAACTAGATGTGCTGTGGAATGACGAGGATATTCGCGGCAGCCCCTTGCGTTTGATGTTTGTACCAGTGACTGGCCTTAACTTGGAGGGTGAGACGTTTGTTGTTGGAACACAAAACAGGTTTGTAACCGACCGCAAGAGTGTGACGGAAGGAAAACTGGATATATACTGCTCAGAAACTCAAGCCGCAGACATCACAATCGAGTCATCTGATGATGGTATGGAATTTTACTGTGTGATTACTGTCAAGAAAGCAGGTGATTATCAGATAATTGCCAAATACAATGGCTACCACGTTGTCGGCAGTCCATACAATGTCCACTTTCAGAAACCTGCTTCTACGGGTATGTCCTTCTCTCTCAATGCTGAAGGAGCTGACACAAATGATCTACGCGCTACCGTTCAGAATCCTGTTACCTTGGAGCAACTCCCCGTTAGTCTTACTGACCTCTTTGGTGGAAAGTATGCCCTTGAATTTGTTCCATCTGAAGGGCTCGAGTATGAGGTCACCATCAAATGTCGGCTCAAGATTAAAACAGAAGAAAAGGTGATTGCAAGATCTCCATTTTCACTGAGCTACGAGAACCTACCTGCTGATGCTAGCAAATGTCGTGCAGAGGGAAGTGGTCTCACTGGGGCTGTGGCCGGAGAGTGGAGCAGCTTCTTTGTCTACACGGAGGGTGCCGGAACTGGAGAGCTAGGCGTCGATATTGCAGGAGATGTGTTTGGAGATGAAGAGACTGTAGTTACCGCTGTCTCACACACCAAGTTTGAGGTCAAGTACATGCTCCGTATGAAGGGTTCCTACAACATTTCTTTGACTTGGGACGGACAAGATATACCAGGAAGTCCATTCGATATTCCCTGCATAGCACCACAATCTGACAAGGGTTTTGGAGACCCTGCCTTTCCAACTGAAATATCCCTTGGGGAACCCATTGAATTCTCGCTGACACCCACCAATGCTGATGTACAAAACACTGACATTGAAGTTAGAGCGCGATCGAAATCAAAGATCATTGGCGTAATTCCTGGAACTGTGACTTCTTCTGGTGATGGCTCAATCAAATGCAGCATAGAAATCTCTCATCCTGGCAAATATCTTGTGGAAGTGCTTCACAAGTCGACTCCTCTTTCTGGAACACCTTTCATTGTGAAAGCATCACAACCTCCCAAACCAGAAAATGTTAAAGCTTCAGGACCTGGGCTCCTTGATGGACTGGTCGGACAAGAGGGCAACTTCACAATTGAGACTAATAATGCTGGTAGCGGGACCATGTCTGTGAATGTGGAGGGCCCTAAGGGCAAATTCCAAGTCAGCCTGAATCGCCATCCTGACAGCGACAGGATCATCATAGGCTCATACAATCCTCAGCATGCAGGCGACTATGTGATTAGCATCAAGTGGGCAGGTATAGATATCCCTAACAGCCCCTTCCAAGTCAACATCAAGGAGAATTGA